GCTTCAGCGGTTCTGGGACAACTGAATCTAGCAATCGATATCGATGTCTGATGGCGATTCTGGCGTGTCGGCAAAGCTCGGCCTTTTCCAGCCGCATTCCGGGCACGTGTCTGCGTCCCCAAGATCATATCTACACTTTGTACACTGGTTTGCGTGGAAGCGCGCAAGAATCGTGTGCTGAACATAATACGGAAAGCACATGACAGCTAGACCGAGTGCGATCATCAGCACAACAAATGACTGCATGTACAGATGTGCGATGAACTGCAGCACTGCGCTCTGTTGAAAGCCCGCGATACCGACTGACAGGTGGTGGGCCATCAGGAACATCGCGCATGTTCCCATGACCACCATCCAGCCTGAAACAAGATACGCAAACCTGCAGGCACGCTGGGTCGCCAGCATCTTCTCACTCTCGGGAAGCGTTTGTACAACTGCGTTCACTAGCATTGGATAGATGAGAAAGAAGCAGGATATGACAACCCCGATCACGAGCGAAGTGACAGGGACGTGCCTCAGATCTGAGACATAGTCATTCAGTTTCATGTACGGCTCGCCCATGTGCGCCGTCATCGTTGTCGCCAAGACGTAACCATACGACAATGACAGCGCAACCACAGCCATGATGCAGGATCTGCGGGACGACGAGTGCGAGCAGGTGCATTTGGTGTGTTTTCGCACAACAAAAGCATATCAGATTTGAGATGCTTTGTGTTGTCAGACCTTCGGCCACGGTCCCGTGATCGCGAGTGTCAGTCCTGTGTGCTGGATGTTCACAAACAGGGTGGAGCCATCAGGCGAGAAGCACGCGCCAGCAAACTCTGACTCGCTTACGGTATTGAGTGCGAATGTGCTGACCCTGCCGTGCGGTGTAACGCGTAGAAGATGCTGCTGGCCTGGCCCGTCCTCGCAGACGATCAGATCACCCCATGGCGCGACAGTGATGTTGTCGGCGTTTTCGACGATGCTGACATCATTCGGCTCAACAAGAAGTTGCAGGAATCCGGGCGATGTCTGCTCTCGATCGGTGCCTTCCAGATCTGCAGGTGCAGGTGTGTACTTCCATATCTGCCCTGCCTGTTTCTCGCCGCCGGATGTGCACGCAAAGTAGACACATTCATCGCCGAACCACATACCCTCGCCACGGGCGAATCGAGCGCATCCTTTTTCGAATCCACGGTAGCGGAGGTCGTCATCGGGTGCTTCGATCCCGTCAAGATCAATCCAGCGTACAAGCAGCGGAAGATCATTGACTCGAACGGTTGGAGTGCTGTCCCAGTTGCGAAGATCTGCACTGTCGCGTCCAACGATCGCGAGTGCCTGCAGACGACCTCCTTCGGCGAGTTTGCCTTTGACATTCGGAATGAAGCGGTAGAGCAGCCCGTCGTGACGATCCTCAGTCTGGTACACGATACCGGAACCAGGATTCACTGCAACAGCTTCGTGGTTGAATCGCCCCATCGCGCGAAGCGGTACAGGTTTGACCAGTCCGTACTCACCGTCGCGCACACGCGCCGGTACCTCAAACGCATAGCCGTGGTCGATCTCGCGTTTGTCGTCACGTGTCTCGATAGTTTCTTCGCACGTGATCCAGCTTCCCCATGGTGTTGGTCCGCCAGCACAGTTGCGGGAGGTGCCAGCGAGCGACATGAACTCATCAATCTTGCGCTGGCTTCGTGTGTCGTACACGATCGTCGTTGTGCCGCCAAGCGCGGGTGTTTTGCCATAGCCGGAGTCGTACATCAGGTGCTTAGGAATACGTGACAGCAACGCGTTGTCCTCACCGTATGGCGAGGTTTCTTTCCATTGGTGTTCATTTTCATGGTTTCGGACAATAAGTGTGAGTCCGTCAGGCCCTTCAAACGCAGCCATCCCGTCAGGTCGACCGGGGACAAGGAATCCATCGTCCATTCGTTGACCGACGCGCGAGATAATCGAGTACGCAAAGTCCTGTGGCAAATCGATGATGCCGTTTGGATCTTTGACAAGCGGACCAAATCCGGTGTCCAGATTTGGAGTTAGAAGATCGGAGATCGTTTCGGCAAGAACGCTGCGAGATGTGAACGCACTCAGGCCATTGATGCCGAGTGTCATCGCCATCGAGCGTTGAAGAAACCATCGACGTGTCTGGACTTCACTCATTGACGTCTTCCAATCTGCATGCATCGATCGGTACAAATGCCCTATGACGATAGATCGGTGCATGGAAGTACGAGTGTGGACCAATGTTCGAATCGCGCAAAGCCTGAACGTCACCGCGAGGTTATTTCCACGCAAGCGTGTCAACTGCGATGCGTCCCGGCTCTCGCTGCCACGGAAACACGCTTCGACCCAGTGTGCTCCGGCCTGCCCTGCTTGTCCTCTCGATACCAACACGCAACGTGCCGTCCACTTCGATGCAGGACTCGGGGACGGTGAGAATGCACGTCCATGAGTGATCGCCCGGTACAACAACAGCGCTGTGATTCGTGAGATACTCATCATCGAACGTACGTCGAACACCACCTGCCCGATCAATCGTCAGCGAAAGCCGAGCTGACCCTGTTGGGCCAAGCCACACCGAGACGCAATCACCCGGATCTGCCGCTGAATCGAGTGCATCGCACTCAATAAACAATCGCCATGCGAGGGCTGATCCTGGCGCTGCAATTGTCTCGTTTGTCCGGTTTGTATTGCCTGCAAGTTCGATGCTTGTTTTCTGCAG
Above is a genomic segment from Phycisphaeraceae bacterium containing:
- a CDS encoding DUF839 domain-containing protein, whose translation is MSEVQTRRWFLQRSMAMTLGINGLSAFTSRSVLAETISDLLTPNLDTGFGPLVKDPNGIIDLPQDFAYSIISRVGQRMDDGFLVPGRPDGMAAFEGPDGLTLIVRNHENEHQWKETSPYGEDNALLSRIPKHLMYDSGYGKTPALGGTTTIVYDTRSQRKIDEFMSLAGTSRNCAGGPTPWGSWITCEETIETRDDKREIDHGYAFEVPARVRDGEYGLVKPVPLRAMGRFNHEAVAVNPGSGIVYQTEDRHDGLLYRFIPNVKGKLAEGGRLQALAIVGRDSADLRNWDSTPTVRVNDLPLLVRWIDLDGIEAPDDDLRYRGFEKGCARFARGEGMWFGDECVYFACTSGGEKQAGQIWKYTPAPADLEGTDREQTSPGFLQLLVEPNDVSIVENADNITVAPWGDLIVCEDGPGQQHLLRVTPHGRVSTFALNTVSESEFAGACFSPDGSTLFVNIQHTGLTLAITGPWPKV